A single genomic interval of Bradyrhizobium japonicum USDA 6 harbors:
- a CDS encoding SRPBCC family protein yields the protein MLKAIAIIAVVLAVGIAAVLVFALTKPDTFRVERSLAVKAPADAIYPHVADFHFWMSWSPYEDRDPAMKRTFGRTASGKGATYAWDGNNNVGAGHMEILEASTPSKLRIKLDFERPFEGHNTAEFTFVPQGDATLVTWAMYGPAPFMSKVMQVFINMDNMIGKDFEAGLASLKKLTEK from the coding sequence ATGCTGAAAGCCATTGCCATCATCGCCGTCGTGCTCGCCGTCGGCATAGCCGCGGTCCTCGTCTTCGCATTGACAAAACCCGATACGTTCCGTGTCGAGCGCTCGCTCGCCGTGAAGGCGCCGGCCGATGCGATTTATCCACACGTTGCCGATTTCCATTTCTGGATGAGCTGGTCGCCCTATGAGGATCGCGACCCCGCCATGAAGCGTACCTTCGGCAGAACCGCGTCAGGCAAGGGCGCGACCTATGCCTGGGACGGCAACAACAATGTCGGCGCCGGGCATATGGAGATCCTCGAGGCGAGCACGCCGTCGAAGCTTCGCATCAAGCTCGATTTCGAGCGCCCGTTCGAAGGCCATAACACCGCCGAGTTCACCTTTGTGCCGCAAGGCGATGCCACACTGGTCACATGGGCGATGTACGGTCCGGCGCCGTTCATGTCCAAGGTGATGCAGGTGTTCATCAACATGGACAACATGATCGGCAAGGACTTCGAGGCCGGCCTCGCCAGCCTGAAGAAGCTCACCGAGAAGTAA
- a CDS encoding TetR/AcrR family transcriptional regulator: protein MVQKSKPPAAANPPKRRGRPRAYEPEVALGKALDLFRRQGFAATSLDDLSEATGMNRPSLYGAFGDKRELYIKSYQRYREEARAAMVEIFRQEMPVRQRLERIFASALNIYLSGETGPRGCFTVVTAASEAVGDPEIRAMVLDGLTELDKAFASCFRRAKEKGELPASADPAALAQLASATVHSIAIRSRARVSRKDLEAIVKGAIDVMVGAKP from the coding sequence ATGGTACAAAAATCGAAACCGCCAGCTGCTGCCAATCCGCCGAAGCGCCGCGGTCGACCGCGCGCCTACGAGCCCGAAGTCGCGCTCGGAAAGGCGCTCGACCTGTTCCGCCGGCAGGGCTTTGCCGCGACGTCGCTGGACGATCTCAGCGAAGCGACCGGCATGAACCGGCCGAGCCTCTACGGCGCTTTCGGCGACAAGCGCGAGCTCTACATCAAGAGCTACCAGCGCTACCGCGAGGAGGCGCGCGCGGCGATGGTCGAGATCTTTCGCCAGGAGATGCCGGTGCGCCAGCGGCTCGAGCGCATCTTCGCGTCCGCGCTGAACATCTATCTCTCCGGCGAGACCGGTCCGCGCGGCTGCTTCACGGTGGTGACCGCGGCGTCCGAAGCCGTCGGCGATCCCGAGATCCGTGCCATGGTGCTGGATGGACTGACCGAGCTCGACAAGGCCTTTGCCAGTTGCTTTCGCCGCGCCAAGGAGAAGGGCGAGCTGCCCGCGAGCGCCGACCCGGCCGCGCTGGCGCAGCTCGCCTCCGCAACCGTGCATTCGATCGCCATCCGCTCCCGCGCGCGCGTGTCGCGCAAGGATCTCGAGGCGATCGTGAAGGGGGCGATTGACGTGATGGTGGGGGCCAAGCCCTAG
- a CDS encoding RNA polymerase sigma factor, whose protein sequence is MSDTDTAWIETALTSARPQAVGALLRYFRDLDTAEEAFQNACLRALKTWPQNGPPRDPAAWLIMVGRNVAIDEVRRARKQQPLPDDDQAISDLDDAEGALAERLDGSHYRDDILRLMFICCHPQLPATQQIALALRIVSGLTVKQIARAFLVSEAAMEQRITRAKAKVAEAGAPFETPGAVERSERLAGVAAMIYLIFNEGYSASGDTAEIRKPLCEEAIRLARLLLRLFQSEPEIMGLAALLLLQHARSAARFAADGAVILLDDQDRTLWNGNMIAEGLALIDKAMRHRRSGPYQVQAAIAALHARASTPEETDWTQIDLLYGALELMQPSPVVTLNRAVAVSKVRGPQAALELIEPLAPKLANYFHFHGVRGAFLMQLGRNDEARIAFDRAIALANTSAEAAHIRMHIDRLIRDSQPKGGNGSARQGAKAK, encoded by the coding sequence GTGAGTGACACCGACACCGCCTGGATCGAGACCGCGCTGACCTCGGCGCGACCCCAGGCGGTCGGCGCGCTGCTGCGCTATTTCCGCGATCTCGACACCGCCGAAGAGGCCTTCCAGAACGCGTGCCTGCGCGCGCTCAAGACCTGGCCGCAGAACGGGCCGCCGCGCGATCCCGCGGCCTGGCTGATCATGGTCGGCCGCAACGTCGCCATCGACGAGGTCCGCCGCGCCCGCAAGCAGCAGCCGCTGCCGGACGATGACCAGGCCATCTCCGATCTCGACGACGCCGAGGGCGCGCTCGCCGAGCGGCTCGACGGCTCGCACTACCGCGACGACATCCTGCGGCTGATGTTCATCTGCTGCCATCCGCAGCTGCCGGCGACCCAGCAGATCGCGCTGGCGCTGCGCATCGTCTCCGGCCTCACCGTGAAGCAGATCGCGCGCGCCTTCCTGGTCTCGGAAGCCGCGATGGAGCAGCGCATCACCCGCGCCAAGGCGAAGGTCGCCGAGGCCGGGGCGCCGTTCGAAACGCCCGGCGCGGTCGAACGCTCCGAGCGGCTCGCCGGCGTTGCCGCAATGATCTACCTGATCTTCAACGAAGGCTATTCGGCCAGCGGCGACACGGCGGAGATCCGAAAGCCGCTCTGCGAGGAAGCGATCCGGCTGGCGCGGTTGCTGCTGCGGCTGTTCCAGAGCGAGCCGGAGATCATGGGGCTCGCGGCGCTGCTGCTGTTGCAGCATGCGCGCAGCGCCGCGCGCTTTGCCGCGGACGGCGCGGTGATCCTGCTCGACGACCAGGATCGTACGTTGTGGAACGGCAACATGATCGCGGAAGGCCTCGCGCTGATCGACAAGGCGATGCGCCATCGCCGCAGCGGCCCCTATCAGGTCCAGGCCGCGATCGCCGCGCTGCATGCGCGCGCGTCGACGCCCGAGGAAACCGACTGGACGCAGATCGACCTGCTCTACGGCGCGCTCGAACTGATGCAGCCGTCGCCGGTGGTGACGCTCAACCGCGCGGTTGCGGTCTCCAAGGTGCGCGGGCCGCAAGCGGCGCTCGAGCTGATCGAGCCGCTGGCGCCGAAACTCGCCAACTACTTTCATTTCCACGGCGTGCGTGGTGCCTTCCTGATGCAGCTCGGCCGTAACGACGAAGCCCGCATCGCCTTCGACCGCGCCATCGCGCTCGCCAATACTTCGGCGGAAGCCGCCCATATCCGCATGCACATTGATCGCCTGATCCGGGACAGCCAGCCGAAAGGCGGTAACGGGAGCGCCAGGCAGGGCGCAAAGGCAAAGTGA
- a CDS encoding 2-hydroxyacid dehydrogenase yields the protein MSMGTLAVLINSTQQNWLPERWKARFDAVCGGRRVVLLPDAGLDPAEVHYAAVWKPVPGDLGSFPNLRAIFNLGAGVDALMADRSLPDVPLVRVAVPDLTNRMTEYVVLHVLMHHRQELYLRDSQRAKRWEPQYQWPASAVTVGVMGLGTLGADAADVLRRLGFRVAGWSRSPRTIEGVECFHGTAGMDAFLRKTDILVSLLPLTPDTHGILNREVFAKLNRNSPLGAPVLINAGRGGLQNEADILACLDDGTLGAVSLDVFVQEPQPADSRFWTHPKVVLTPHNAADTDADAISAYVAEQIAKFEAGGALENVVDRARGY from the coding sequence ATGAGCATGGGCACACTGGCCGTCCTGATCAACAGCACGCAGCAGAACTGGCTGCCGGAGCGCTGGAAGGCCCGGTTCGACGCGGTCTGCGGCGGCCGCCGCGTGGTGCTGCTGCCCGACGCCGGGCTCGATCCGGCCGAGGTGCACTATGCCGCGGTGTGGAAGCCGGTGCCGGGCGACCTCGGCTCTTTCCCCAATCTGCGTGCGATCTTCAATCTGGGCGCCGGCGTCGACGCGCTGATGGCCGACAGGAGCCTGCCCGACGTGCCGCTGGTGCGCGTCGCCGTGCCTGATCTCACCAATCGCATGACCGAATATGTCGTGCTGCACGTGCTGATGCACCACCGCCAGGAGCTGTACCTGCGGGACTCGCAGCGCGCGAAACGCTGGGAGCCGCAATATCAATGGCCGGCGAGCGCCGTCACCGTCGGCGTGATGGGGCTTGGCACGCTGGGTGCCGATGCCGCCGACGTGCTGCGCCGGCTCGGTTTCCGCGTTGCCGGCTGGAGCCGCAGCCCGCGCACGATCGAGGGCGTCGAGTGCTTCCACGGCACCGCGGGCATGGATGCGTTCCTGCGCAAGACCGACATCCTGGTGTCACTGCTGCCGTTGACGCCCGATACGCACGGCATCCTCAACCGCGAGGTCTTCGCCAAGCTCAATCGCAACAGCCCGCTCGGCGCGCCCGTGCTGATCAATGCCGGCCGCGGCGGACTGCAGAACGAAGCCGACATCCTGGCCTGCCTCGACGACGGCACGCTGGGCGCGGTCTCGCTCGACGTCTTCGTGCAGGAGCCGCAGCCGGCCGACAGCCGGTTCTGGACCCATCCGAAGGTGGTGCTGACGCCGCACAACGCGGCCGACACCGATGCGGATGCAATCTCGGCCTATGTCGCCGAGCAAATCGCAAAGTTCGAGGCCGGCGGTGCGCTGGAGAACGTGGTGGACCGCGCACGGGGGTATTAG
- a CDS encoding glutathione binding-like protein produces MDLYFSPLACSMATRVALYEAGAEANYLEVDPPTKKVLNDGTDFRTINPIGLVPTLRTDEGVVLTENAAILQYVADRFPQSGLGAAAGIDRTRLHQWLCFIGTELHKGLFIPLLDRKAPQETKAYALEKNLSRLDYLDNYLKGRDFLLDHFSVADAYLVTVINWTMATPPIELAKWPNVKAYHDRLRQRPSVAKAIAEEFELYKAEQARKKAAA; encoded by the coding sequence ATGGATCTTTATTTCTCGCCGCTCGCCTGTTCGATGGCGACTCGCGTCGCGCTGTACGAAGCCGGCGCCGAAGCGAATTATCTCGAAGTCGATCCGCCGACCAAGAAGGTGCTCAACGACGGCACCGATTTCCGCACGATCAACCCGATCGGCCTGGTGCCGACGCTGCGCACCGACGAGGGCGTGGTGCTGACCGAGAACGCGGCGATCCTGCAATATGTCGCCGACCGTTTTCCGCAATCCGGGCTCGGCGCCGCAGCCGGCATCGATCGCACGCGGCTGCATCAATGGCTCTGCTTCATCGGCACCGAGCTGCACAAAGGCCTCTTCATCCCCCTGCTCGACCGCAAGGCGCCGCAGGAAACCAAGGCTTATGCGCTGGAGAAGAACCTGTCGCGGCTCGACTATCTCGACAATTACCTGAAGGGGCGCGACTTCCTGCTTGACCATTTCAGCGTGGCCGACGCCTATCTCGTCACGGTCATCAACTGGACCATGGCGACCCCGCCGATCGAGCTGGCCAAATGGCCGAACGTGAAGGCGTACCACGACCGCCTGCGCCAGCGGCCGTCGGTCGCGAAGGCGATCGCCGAAGAGTTCGAGCTGTACAAGGCCGAGCAGGCGCGGAAGAAGGCGGCAGCGTAG
- a CDS encoding methyl-accepting chemotaxis protein translates to MRASLGLRMRITVALAVTAAATALFAVLGAMWIIAGIIDRADQRELRSHYDALQSRIAEESHRAAAMSAVVAAMPATQEAMAKQDREALVRLFGPVFAAIKSDYGVDQFQFHVPPATSYLRVHQPAKFGDDLSGFRKTVVVANQDHKVVVGLEGGVAGLGIRGVVPIAQGAKHLGTVEFGLTFGQPFLDDFKASRHVDVAFHLADGAGFKLFGGTLKGRSFFDAADYSRAAGDGFTVRQARLDNTPVAALLGPIKDFSGKPLGAVELVMDNADYEASADRAWLLAIGIAALGLVLAALVGYLIARSISRPILSITSVMRELADGRLDVAVPATRANDEVGAMVRAVAVFRDNAVNFNKLQAEQADIQARSEAEKRRAFAALADNFEASIREVVTTVSAAAVEMEHTARSMSGIVERSRQQTRAVSSASALASENVQTVAAAAEELSSSMTEISRRLAHATEVVGRAASDGRQSNARVQSLADAAQKIGDVVSFINGIAGQTNLLALNATIEAARAGEAGRGFAVVASEVKALATQTAKATEEIGAQVTAVQGETTGAVDGIQSICATIQQVDEISAAIAAAVGQQGTATQEIAQNVQQAAARTGEVSQNISGVTAGIAATGTAAEEVLGSAIELSKQSQRLRDEVDRFLAHIRAA, encoded by the coding sequence ATGCGGGCATCGCTCGGCCTCAGGATGCGGATCACGGTTGCGCTGGCGGTGACTGCGGCGGCGACCGCGCTGTTTGCAGTGCTCGGAGCGATGTGGATCATCGCCGGGATCATCGACCGGGCCGACCAGCGGGAGCTGCGCAGCCATTACGATGCCTTGCAGTCGCGCATCGCCGAGGAATCGCACCGCGCCGCCGCGATGAGCGCCGTGGTGGCGGCGATGCCGGCGACCCAGGAGGCGATGGCAAAGCAGGACCGGGAGGCGCTGGTGCGCCTGTTCGGACCGGTATTCGCCGCCATCAAATCGGACTACGGCGTCGATCAATTCCAGTTCCACGTGCCGCCGGCGACCTCCTACCTGCGGGTCCACCAGCCGGCCAAGTTCGGCGACGACCTCTCGGGCTTCCGCAAGACCGTCGTCGTTGCTAACCAGGACCACAAGGTCGTGGTCGGTCTGGAAGGTGGCGTGGCCGGGCTCGGCATCCGCGGCGTGGTGCCGATCGCGCAAGGGGCTAAGCATCTCGGCACGGTCGAATTCGGCCTGACCTTCGGCCAGCCCTTCCTCGACGATTTCAAGGCCAGCCGCCATGTCGACGTCGCCTTCCATCTCGCCGACGGCGCGGGCTTCAAGCTGTTCGGCGGCACGCTGAAGGGCAGGAGCTTCTTCGATGCGGCTGACTACAGCCGCGCTGCCGGCGACGGATTCACCGTGCGGCAGGCCCGGCTCGACAACACGCCGGTCGCCGCGCTGCTCGGACCGATCAAGGACTTTTCCGGAAAGCCGCTGGGCGCGGTCGAACTGGTGATGGACAACGCCGATTACGAGGCCTCCGCCGACCGCGCCTGGCTGCTGGCGATCGGAATTGCCGCGCTCGGCCTCGTGCTGGCGGCGCTCGTCGGCTATCTCATCGCGCGTAGCATCTCGCGCCCGATTCTCTCGATCACATCGGTGATGCGCGAGCTCGCCGACGGCCGGCTCGACGTCGCCGTTCCCGCCACCAGGGCGAATGACGAGGTCGGCGCCATGGTGAGGGCGGTGGCGGTGTTCCGCGACAATGCGGTCAACTTCAACAAGCTTCAGGCGGAGCAAGCCGACATCCAGGCGCGGTCCGAAGCGGAGAAGCGCCGCGCCTTCGCCGCGCTGGCCGACAATTTCGAGGCCAGCATCCGTGAGGTCGTCACCACGGTGTCCGCGGCCGCGGTCGAGATGGAGCACACCGCGCGCTCGATGTCCGGCATCGTCGAACGATCGCGGCAGCAGACCCGCGCGGTGTCGTCGGCCTCGGCGCTGGCCTCGGAGAACGTGCAGACGGTCGCGGCCGCCGCGGAGGAATTGTCCTCGTCGATGACCGAGATCAGCCGCCGCCTCGCCCACGCGACCGAAGTCGTCGGCAGGGCCGCAAGCGACGGCCGGCAGTCAAACGCGCGGGTCCAGAGCCTCGCAGACGCCGCGCAGAAGATCGGCGACGTCGTCTCCTTCATCAATGGCATCGCGGGGCAGACCAATCTGCTCGCGCTCAACGCGACGATCGAGGCGGCGCGCGCCGGCGAAGCCGGGCGCGGTTTTGCTGTGGTTGCTTCCGAGGTGAAGGCGCTCGCAACCCAGACCGCGAAGGCGACCGAGGAGATCGGCGCGCAGGTGACGGCGGTGCAGGGCGAGACGACAGGCGCAGTAGACGGCATCCAGTCCATTTGCGCGACAATCCAGCAGGTCGACGAGATTTCGGCCGCGATCGCCGCGGCCGTCGGCCAGCAGGGCACGGCAACGCAGGAAATCGCACAGAACGTCCAGCAGGCGGCCGCCCGCACCGGCGAGGTCTCGCAAAACATCTCCGGCGTCACCGCCGGCATCGCCGCGACCGGTACGGCGGCCGAGGAAGTGCTGGGCTCGGCGATCGAGCTGTCGAAGCAGTCGCAGCGGCTGCGGGACGAGGTGGACCGCTTCCTCGCACATATTCGCGCGGCGTAG
- a CDS encoding YciI family protein — protein sequence MLYAILCYHDEDFVGSWSKDQDEAVMKKLAVVQDKLTQQGRLGPVARLLPTTAAATLRKEDPPLVLDGPYAETKEQLLGFYIVDCKNLDEALDVARDLGAANPGGAYEVRPVGVFRPGGISA from the coding sequence ATGCTTTATGCGATCCTCTGCTATCACGACGAGGACTTCGTCGGCTCCTGGAGCAAGGACCAGGACGAGGCCGTGATGAAGAAGCTCGCCGTGGTGCAGGACAAGCTCACACAGCAGGGCCGGCTGGGTCCGGTGGCGCGGCTGCTGCCGACCACGGCGGCGGCGACGCTGCGCAAGGAAGACCCGCCGCTGGTGCTCGACGGCCCCTATGCCGAGACCAAGGAGCAATTGCTCGGCTTCTACATCGTGGATTGCAAGAATCTCGACGAGGCGCTCGACGTGGCGCGCGACCTCGGCGCGGCCAATCCCGGCGGCGCCTATGAGGTGCGCCCCGTCGGCGTATTCCGGCCCGGAGGAATTTCGGCGTGA
- a CDS encoding sugar phosphate isomerase/epimerase family protein, giving the protein MRLGPGSPKGSINRGVALSRRNVLQCLAAGMAMGAASVSASEKRKIGLQLYTLRDLLKNDFEGTLRNVARFGYSEVEFAGILGPDVRRTGELLRSLGLGAPSLHLEYGNLRDKTGSSFDLAHSLGSRFVVCPWLDPPQRQTIDDWKRICDELNRIGELAARAGLTLAYHNHDFEFADLTGGILPYDVLLSRTDERFVKFELDVYWAARGNLNSARVLRAHPSRFRLLHLKDMATDGSTTELGRGTIDFAGILDAAFESGVQHVFVEQDISAEPLRSIEISIAFLRRQPHFAQGR; this is encoded by the coding sequence GTGCGTCTCGGCCCCGGCAGCCCAAAGGGCTCGATCAATCGAGGCGTGGCACTCAGCAGGCGCAATGTCCTGCAATGTCTGGCCGCCGGAATGGCAATGGGAGCGGCTTCGGTATCCGCGAGCGAGAAACGCAAGATCGGTCTCCAACTCTATACGCTCCGCGACCTCCTAAAGAACGACTTTGAGGGCACCCTGCGCAACGTTGCTCGCTTCGGCTATAGCGAGGTGGAGTTCGCCGGCATTCTCGGCCCTGACGTGAGGCGCACCGGCGAGCTTTTGCGCAGCCTCGGTCTCGGCGCGCCGTCGTTGCATCTCGAATATGGCAACCTGCGGGACAAGACCGGATCGTCGTTCGACCTCGCCCATTCGCTTGGCAGCCGGTTTGTCGTCTGTCCATGGCTTGATCCACCGCAGCGACAGACAATCGATGACTGGAAGCGGATTTGCGACGAGTTGAACAGGATCGGTGAACTGGCGGCGCGCGCGGGGTTGACGCTCGCCTATCACAATCATGATTTCGAGTTCGCAGACCTCACTGGCGGCATCCTGCCATACGACGTTCTGCTCAGCCGCACGGACGAGCGCTTCGTCAAGTTCGAGCTCGATGTCTACTGGGCAGCCAGGGGCAATCTCAACTCCGCGCGTGTTCTGAGGGCGCATCCATCGCGATTTCGCCTGCTTCATCTCAAGGACATGGCGACGGATGGATCAACCACCGAGTTGGGGCGCGGCACGATCGATTTCGCCGGGATACTCGACGCTGCGTTTGAGAGCGGCGTACAGCATGTGTTCGTAGAGCAGGACATTTCCGCCGAGCCCTTGCGAAGCATAGAGATCAGCATCGCTTTCCTTCGCCGCCAACCGCATTTTGCGCAGGGCAGATGA